The nucleotide sequence gaagggctttattggcatgggaaacatatgttaacattgccaaagcaagtgaagtagataataaacaataaaaatgtacagtaaacattacactctctgtccctctgtctctagAACCTGAAACAGCAGAAGAGCAGAAGAGAACAGTTCTCTcagcctcctgtctcctcttcttctcctctcctcgccaACAACTTCAGTAAGATACAACACCATGTTTATCTCACCTTCAGCCTCTCATTCCTACACCAGATGGCTTCATAAATGTCTCTTGGAATTTCAATCACAGAACTTTTATTTTCTATCAACTGACTATCTCCTCTGCCAGAGAGTTCAGTGTTGATGCAGGATGAGTCCAGGAGCATGGGGAGTGAGGTGGCCATCGACATGGACAACCAGTCTAACCCTCTACAGCTCCAGCTCATTGATGAGCAGGTACAAACAATTCATTATCacctgtattgtgtgtgtgcgtcattGTGTTAGTATAATGTTGTTTCTCTGTGGTGCAGGACTCGTACATCCAGAGCCGTGCAGACACCATGCAGAACATAGAGAGCACCATCGTAGAGCTGGGCTCCATCTTCCAGCAGCTGGCTCACATGgtgaaggagcaggaggagacagtacagaggtgagggagggagacgtgggggaggagggaaggaagaaCAGAGGAGGAACTTTGAGATGCTTGAGCACTGCCAGATCTTTCTCTAAAGCCCTATGTGTATGTTCCTGTCCTTCCCTGTAGGATTGATGCTAACGTGGAGGACACTCAGCTCAACGTGGACATGGCTCACACAGAGATCCTAAAGTACTTCCAGTCTGTGTCCTCCAACCGCTGGCTTATGGTCAAGATTTTCCTCGTCCTCATCGTCTTCTTCATCGTCTTTGTGGTCTTCCTCGCCTGAGCAGGGAGAAACGACAGAGAAAGAAGGGAATCatgaagaagagaaggaaggggggggggaaGTCTGAGGTTGTGTCACTCCTAGTGTCTCTTCTGATAGGTTGTCACTCCTATAAAACAGTAGTCGAGCAATAGTTCCGGCGGGGTCATGCTGTCTGAAATAAGACAATGGGAAAGCTTGGACTGAGATGAGGGGTTACCACAGCAACGGGGCAGTGGGAATGGAGTGTTATTGGATGGTTTGGGACTTGAGGTCCAGTAGACCAACAAATTACAGTAGTTCTCCCCCCACAGAGATGAATGAAATACCTGTAATGAAAAGGATATGGTATCGAAACACTTGACCAGAATATGACCAGAATTCTTGTCATTCTGTTCTTTGTTACTTTAGAGACTaaatcatcataaaacatttaatcAAAAATTGCTATTTAATGGTTTGATTCTGCAAACTAGTGTTGGTTTTTGGTAAATTTTATTCTATTCCTCGTAGTGTTGATTGGTGGTAAGACAGGAAGGGCTTACTCATTAACTTCCTTTCTGTGAGCACACAAAATACTGGAGTTTTCTTTCTCATATTGTAATTATGTATTCTAGTTTTTGTTCCTCATTATTATCCTCTTATTAAAGAGAGGGACTTTAAGAACTTCTCGCTCTATCATTCACACCACGCATGagtgaaaacagtttttgttttgttgggGGGCTTTCAATCTTCCTTATTTGCCAAATGGGTACTTTCAATTTCAAAGAAATGTGACAAGACACCTGTGGTAGGAGCTGTTTTATGAAGTACGGGAGGGTTAAAGTTGGTTTAAACTGAAGAGGACATTCCCTTCATAGATCCAATCATAAACACAATGTGACGAGTCAGACCCAAACAGTTTATAACAAGTTACATAACTCTGCTATTGCAGAATTAACAGTTTAGATGATCTGGTTTACCTGCCAGCAAGTCAGCTGGGGTCAGTTTGAATACTGTTACCTGttgtgtgtcccaaatgccacttcctatacagtgcactactttgatcaGAGCTTTATGGGCcttggacaaaagtagtgcactaaatagggaataggatgggtctcaaatggcaccatatgtCATTACTTTGTATTGTCGCTTGAGAAACCCTTATTAACAGGTTATAACAGCTGTTATTAACAGTTGACATGTTGATGGTTATGACTGGGTATGATGTGCTGAATGTACACTAGTGAAGTGACTTTCTCTACCAAACTTCTCTGCAACTGGTCAGTTTGGGCCTTACTGCTTTATTGGAGACTGTCCTCTTCATTTCCTCTCTATCTCTGAGGACAGACGTCTCTGAGGA is from Salvelinus namaycush isolate Seneca chromosome 17, SaNama_1.0, whole genome shotgun sequence and encodes:
- the LOC120062445 gene encoding syntaxin-5-like; amino-acid sequence: MTCRDRTNEFQSACKSLQTRQNGVQPTKPALSALKQRSDFTLMAKRIGKDLSNTFAKLEKLTILAKRKSLFDDKAVEIEELTYIIKQDINSLNKQIAQLQDLIRSRGAPSGRHIQTHSNTIVVSLQSKLASMSNDFKSVLEVRTENLKQQKSRREQFSQPPVSSSSPLLANNFKSSVLMQDESRSMGSEVAIDMDNQSNPLQLQLIDEQDSYIQSRADTMQNIESTIVELGSIFQQLAHMVKEQEETVQRIDANVEDTQLNVDMAHTEILKYFQSVSSNRWLMVKIFLVLIVFFIVFVVFLA